A single window of Actinoallomurus bryophytorum DNA harbors:
- a CDS encoding universal stress protein: protein MIREHVLAGYVDDAGGREALALARAIAEVSGARLTVAAVHSPERAASVVEARAALEHAAELVEGVPADLVAHESRSASRGLSVLASRTGADLIVIGSPPGGAHGRINLGGTADHLLHASTQTVLLTPSGHTPSGGPRRISVAYVRRPQCDEAVTSAAAAAVRLGVPLRLLTLALDGADQDPLRDDLALAVRLADESSVLDADEVEAAVGAGDDVAGTVAGLDWAEGDLLVCASSEDAPVHRVFLGETAFKLVRAAPCPVAVLPRGSG from the coding sequence GTGATCCGGGAGCACGTACTCGCCGGGTACGTCGACGACGCCGGCGGTCGCGAGGCGCTGGCGCTCGCGCGGGCCATCGCGGAGGTGTCCGGCGCGCGGCTGACGGTGGCCGCGGTCCACTCACCCGAGCGCGCCGCCTCCGTGGTCGAGGCGCGTGCGGCGCTGGAGCACGCCGCGGAGCTGGTCGAGGGGGTGCCGGCCGACCTCGTCGCCCATGAGAGCCGTAGCGCCAGCCGAGGGCTCTCAGTGCTGGCGAGCCGGACCGGCGCCGACCTGATCGTGATCGGATCGCCGCCCGGCGGCGCGCACGGCCGGATCAACCTGGGCGGCACCGCGGACCACCTCCTGCACGCCTCCACCCAGACCGTGCTGCTCACGCCCTCGGGACACACGCCCTCCGGCGGTCCGCGGCGGATCAGCGTGGCCTACGTGCGCCGGCCCCAGTGCGACGAGGCGGTGACCTCGGCCGCCGCGGCCGCGGTGCGGCTCGGCGTTCCGCTCCGGCTCCTCACGCTGGCGCTCGACGGCGCCGACCAGGACCCGCTCCGCGACGATCTGGCGCTCGCGGTACGTCTGGCGGACGAGTCCTCCGTGCTGGACGCCGATGAGGTGGAGGCCGCGGTCGGCGCGGGCGATGACGTGGCCGGCACGGTCGCCGGCCTCGACTGGGCCGAGGGCGACCTGCTGGTCTGCGCCAGCAGCGAGGACGCGCCGGTGCACCGGGTCTTCCTCGGAGAGACGGCGTTCAAGCTGGTGCGCGCGGCGCCCTGTCCCGTCGCGGTCCTGCCCCGCGGGTCCGGCTGA
- a CDS encoding ABC-F family ATP-binding cassette domain-containing protein: MITAKGIELRAGSRLLLDGASFRVNPGDRIGLVGRNGAGKTTLTRILAGEGQPAAGEVNSSGTVGYLPQDPRTGDLDVLARDRILAARGLDEVMNGMREAEERMATATGAERDKAVRRYGRLEDRLHVLGGYAADAEAASIASSLSLPERVLGQPLRTLSGGQRRRVELARILFSGADTLLLDEPTNHLDADSITWLRDFLKTHQGGLIVISHDVGLLEAVVNKVFHLDANRCVIDLYNVGWKKYLTQRETDERRRKRERANAERQANTLQTQADKMRAKATKARAAQQMERRAQRLLSGVEDERRTDKVARIRFPAPAPCGKTPLMARALSKSYGSLEVFTDVDLAVDRGSRVVILGLNGAGKTTLLRLLAGVEKADTGERIDGHGLRLGYYAQEHETLDVGRSVLENMRSAAPDLPEVEVRKILGSFLFSGDDVDKPAGVLSGGEKTRLALATLVVSSANVLLLDEPTNNLDPASRDEILAALRTYAGAIVLVTHDEGAVQALQPERVILLPDGVEDIWSDEFSDLVALA; encoded by the coding sequence GTGATCACTGCCAAAGGCATCGAACTCCGAGCGGGCTCCCGCCTGCTCCTCGACGGCGCGTCGTTCCGCGTCAACCCGGGCGACCGGATCGGGCTCGTCGGCCGCAACGGCGCCGGCAAGACCACCCTCACGAGGATCCTCGCCGGCGAGGGACAGCCGGCCGCGGGCGAGGTGAACAGCTCGGGCACGGTCGGCTACCTGCCGCAGGACCCGCGTACCGGCGACCTCGACGTGCTCGCCCGCGACCGCATCCTGGCCGCGCGTGGCCTCGACGAGGTGATGAACGGGATGCGCGAGGCCGAGGAGCGCATGGCGACCGCCACCGGCGCCGAGCGCGACAAGGCCGTGCGCCGCTACGGCCGCCTCGAGGACCGGCTCCACGTGCTCGGCGGCTACGCCGCCGACGCCGAGGCCGCCTCGATCGCCTCCAGCCTCAGCCTGCCCGAGCGGGTGCTCGGGCAGCCGCTGCGCACCCTGTCCGGCGGCCAGCGACGCCGCGTCGAGCTCGCCCGGATCCTGTTCTCCGGCGCGGACACGCTGCTCCTCGACGAGCCCACCAACCACCTCGACGCCGACTCGATCACCTGGCTGCGCGACTTCCTCAAGACCCACCAGGGCGGCCTGATCGTGATCAGCCACGATGTCGGCCTGCTCGAGGCCGTGGTGAACAAGGTGTTCCACCTGGACGCCAACCGCTGCGTGATCGACCTGTACAACGTGGGCTGGAAAAAGTACCTGACCCAGCGCGAGACCGACGAGCGGCGCCGCAAGCGCGAGCGGGCCAACGCCGAACGGCAGGCGAACACCCTGCAGACGCAGGCCGACAAGATGCGCGCCAAGGCCACCAAGGCCAGGGCCGCCCAGCAGATGGAGCGCCGGGCACAGCGCCTGCTGTCGGGCGTGGAGGATGAGCGCCGCACTGACAAAGTGGCCAGGATTCGCTTCCCCGCGCCCGCTCCGTGTGGCAAAACGCCGCTCATGGCGCGAGCTTTGTCGAAATCGTACGGTTCGTTGGAAGTCTTCACGGATGTCGATCTGGCCGTCGACCGGGGCAGCCGCGTCGTCATCCTGGGCCTCAACGGCGCGGGCAAGACCACCCTGCTACGCCTGCTGGCAGGCGTCGAGAAGGCCGACACGGGGGAGCGGATCGACGGCCACGGGCTGCGCCTCGGCTACTACGCGCAGGAGCACGAGACACTCGACGTCGGCCGCTCGGTGCTGGAGAACATGCGCTCGGCAGCCCCTGACCTGCCCGAGGTCGAAGTACGCAAGATCCTCGGCTCGTTCCTGTTCTCCGGGGACGACGTCGACAAGCCCGCGGGCGTGCTCTCCGGTGGCGAGAAGACCCGGCTGGCACTGGCGACGCTCGTGGTCTCCAGCGCCAACGTCCTGCTCCTCGACGAGCCCACCAACAACCTCGATCCGGCGAGCCGGGACGAGATCCTCGCGGCCCTCCGCACCTATGCCGGAGCGATCGTTCTTGTGACCCACGATGAAGGTGCGGTCCAGGCGCTCCAACCGGAAAGAGTGATCTTGCTTCCCGATGGTGTAGAAGACATTTGGAGTGACGAATTTTCCGATCTCGTGGCACTTGCCTGA
- a CDS encoding helix-turn-helix domain-containing protein, giving the protein MAETLKKGTRVTGAERDKLAEQLKKRYDSGESIRALAAATGRSYGFIHRILTESGVNLRGRGGATRGKKS; this is encoded by the coding sequence GTGGCCGAGACCCTAAAGAAGGGCACCCGCGTGACCGGTGCCGAGAGAGACAAGTTGGCGGAGCAGCTTAAGAAACGCTACGACTCCGGTGAGAGCATCCGTGCGCTGGCTGCTGCCACCGGCCGGTCGTACGGGTTCATCCACCGCATCCTCACCGAGTCCGGCGTGAACCTGCGCGGACGTGGCGGAGCGACTCGCGGAAAGAAGTCCTGA